From Besnoitia besnoiti strain Bb-Ger1 chromosome X, whole genome shotgun sequence, one genomic window encodes:
- a CDS encoding hypothetical protein (encoded by transcript BESB_016880) yields the protein MAAPHAGGCLAGFAPCARFSSGPNAFLPSVRVSAISSSCCVSYAAPRKTFNALHRVSLKYTARIDCLSRSVPNVSSRVPPCSFSSSRPRERLSASPRSPSEQACHVADAGRHAEHSVDGASVHVGVSLRGCKNVASGLSAVAISLFSRVHPHLSCGVGLRSLVTSSAFSGTRKTAFSVRPLSPAGDFLARLPPALRASFPFSSATPLPSSAPRTASSYLPSCVRIPKNYRRLDDPRAGPYLHFLPLWARITKSSPDARFFLRALPLAPLCVSAAVTHLLPIWGFEALARDLIGWSVYYGTALLASWWGMHAGMQLSHLGSPRIRGDRGPRNGLRFGFVAYGLASLIAAAGAQQVEAAESLYLLALSCGLLLAGDFLSHHAAIAPLWFWKERFLSLTTCLAAIGVLLLSEQVGTRGRQTRLEF from the exons ATGGCAGCACCGCATGCGGGCGGATGCCTTGCCGGGTTCGCCCCGTGTGCGCGCTTTTCCTCCGGACCGAACGCATTCCTTCCAAGTGTGCGGGTCTCCGCCATCTCGTCTTCCTGTTGTGTCTCTTATGCGGCTCCCCGAAAAACGTTCAACGCCCTGCATCGGGTGTCTCTGAAGTATACGGCTCGGATCGACTGTCTTTCGCGGTCTGTTCCCaacgtctcctcgcgcgttcCACCCTGTTcattttcttcctcgcggcctcgggAGCGACtatctgcttctcctcgcagTCCCAGCGAGCAGGCGTGCCATGTCGCTGACGCAGGAAGGCACGCCGAGCATTCTGTTGATGGCGCTAGCGTCCACGTgggtgtctctcttcgtggCTGCAAAAACGTGGCTTCTGGTTTGTCTGCTGTCGCaatttctctcttctctcgggTACATCCGCACCTTTCTTGCGGCGTTGGTCTTCGTTCGCTCGTGAcgtcgtctgccttctctggAACCCGTAAAACTGCATTTTCCGTccggcctctgtctcccgccGGCGACTTTCTCGCTCGGCTGCCTCCTGCGCTAAGGGCCAGTTTTCCCTTCTCGTCAGccacgccgctgccttcgtccgCACCTCGTACGGCCTCCTCGTACCTTCCGTCCTGCGTGCGGATACCGAAGAACTACCGGCGGCTAGACGACCCGCGGGCGGGGCCCTATCTCCACTTTCTGCCGTTATGGGCGCGCATCACAAAGTCCTCGCCCGACGCGCGCTTTTTCCTTCGAGCGCTACCCCTCGCGCCGttgtgcgtctctgcggcggtcaCGCATCTGCTTCCTA TCTGGGGCttcgaggccctcgcgcgggATCTTATCGGCTGGAGCGTATACTACGGGACGGCGCTGTTGGCCTCATGG tGGGGCATGCACGCCGGCATGCAGCTCTCGCACCTCGGCAGTCCGCGCATC CGTGGAGATCGCGGCCCCCGAAACGGTCTTCGGTTCGGCTTCGTCGCGTACGGGCTCGCCTCCCTGATTGCAGCTGCGG GCGCGCAGCAAGTcgaagcggcggagagcctcTATCTGCTTGCCTTGTCGTGCGGGCTCCTCCTGGCGGGCGACTTCCTTAGTCACCATGCGGCGATTGCGCCGCTGTG GTTTTGGAAAGAACGCTTCCTGAGTCTCACGACGTGTTTGGCAG CTATCGGTGTTTTGCTCCTAAGTGAGCAGGTCGGCACTCGCGGACGTCAGACTCGCCTGGAATTCTAA
- a CDS encoding hypothetical protein (encoded by transcript BESB_016890) produces the protein MTKAAFTARGQTLGGRATPGCCLSRLRRGFRAAGLRTHVFLLYFAIVLFSRDRSCAVELPSSDRPASTHGEADTAEGSRLLEAFDAQRRPSSGGESKIGAGPPKESLHSEGTRQAASGASRLLGETSQGTEDASRPEERQENFETPASTENATDTLNHNILILCGRSSCTKKALETATRDAMEQAANARFLSNSEALAADRGRSPEMFRRHPPHLADPPYGTGRRTPQTKLQELYVQGPDEEQQEPRESAEKEAWAAAFKKVPPVFRVSVFVGEELRKLADEEDQREATGSRRTVADTSETVLNSHGRLRTGAEEGEGDARAERKGRSSETAEEREGQGKKAQTPESAHLPQAPEQSEPTTEDSRGNRDGFLSSGHSPAFPWVDISRLFQSWPYTLFSRDSRPPFSASPSSFLPAAAPAPATDASEPHRYLQGARSAASSSSAAPHPHAKTAEAGTRQAGDAGDQSQPQAALQQKRRETQGRGFDGSAITQVRYVLWDKASGSEAAASASAFHGAGEDASHSGDGREAGKGQMRKQSESVCVVEGATLHHLLCEVVRLQDCSSVIDPQVFAAYLEQSPCVKAVGFDRQASPYVVEEETKLLRFPRPRSPTHAEGRRSPEEPVAGRGSAPQPAEVSASANLSGSAPTLASVRPDEAHPDAGDSKTSIDLILPFMGFVDSSAKERQRGQARGGSTKTVEGTEGDPGTPDGDDAKQAGQLGERDSRRRIDPWSRLLDRFKSLPNDPLFSWIPQWELLNEAAGVDANAAWRRTKGGSGTIEEQPANTVALVDFGFELRHEDLWHQWWRNSQVGAKTGTAEWPDNCEDGIDNDENGYVDDCFGFSFADAGGSQQSLAGKHGTAVASQCCAGTNNARGIAAVGWNLRPMALRVDGSYSQIAEAVNYAADKGVKVINLSLGGPASPVLRHVVEAADKRNITLVVAAGNHRCDLAHIEQRGCQAEDGSEKGYPASYSDSFLNIISVGATDKDGNIAPFSNFDSSPSHSRVQVMAPGREVPSCSDRKRGADEYLAVSGTSFSSPIVAGIVGLVQLERPDLSPHTIRALIVNSCKGVPNTALPSVCQCGGLVSAERALRLAGVGRKREPRDLDSPAGQTPGGKRERRGNPDQPRGASQATEEGGRYADKL, from the exons ATGACGAAAGCCGCCTTTACCGCACGCGGTCAGacgctcggcggccgcgccaccCCTGGCTGCTGCCTGAGTCGACTCCGTCGGGGCTTCAGAGCCGCGGGGCTCCGCACGCACGTGTTTCTGCTCTATTTTGCCATTGTTTTATTCTCTCGCGACCGGTCCTGTGCCGTGGAGCTGCCGTCCAGTGATCGACCAGCGAGTACCCATGGCGAAGCCGACACCGCGGAAGGGTCGCGTTTACTCGAGGCTTTTgatgcgcagcgccgcccctcgTCGGGTGGGGAAAGCAAGATTGGCGCAGGGCCGCCAAAAGAGAGTCTGCACAGCGAAGGCACTCGCCAGgctgcgagcggcgcctcccgcttGTTGGGTGAGACGTCGCAGGGAACTGAGGATGCCTCGAGGccggaggagaggcaggaaaACTTCGAGACGCCCGCCTCCACAGAAAACGCAACAGACACCCTGAATCACAACATCCTCAttctctgcggccgcagctcgTGCACCAA GAAAGCCCTTGAGACCGCTACACGCGACGCGATGGAACAAGCCGCGAACGCCCGTTTTCTTTCGAATTCGGAAGCCCTggccgccgaccgcggaCGAAGTCCAGAAATGTTTCGACGGCACCCGCCTCACCTGGCAGACCCCCCCTACGGCACCGGCCGCCGGACTCCGCAGACAAAGCTGCAAGAGCTGTACGTGCAGGGGCCTGATGAAGAGCAACAGGAGCCACGCGAGAgtgcagagaaggaggcgtgGGCAGCGGCCTTCAAGAAGGTTCCTCCTGTGTTTCGGGTCTCTGTTTTCGTTGGCGAGGAACTGCGGAAGCTGGCAGATGAAGAAGATCAAAGAGAAGCGACGGGAAGCAGGCGAACTGTCGCCGACACATCGGAGACCGTCTTGAACAGCCACGGTAGACTGCGAACAGGggcagaggagggggaaggcgatgcgagagcagagaggaaaggaaGGAGTTCTGAAACTGCGGAAGAGCGCGAGGGGCAAGGAAAGAAGGCTCAGACGCCGGAAAGTGCTCATCTGCCACAAGCGCCTGAACAATCTGAACCCACAACGGAGGATTCGAGAGGAAACCGGGACGGCTTTTTGTCTTCCGGGCACTCGCCAGCCTTTCCATGGGTCGATATTTCGCGGCTCTTCCAGTCCTGGCCTTACACGTTGTTCTCGAGAGATTCTCGCCCTCcgttttctgcttcgccATCTTCCTTCCTCCCCGCGGCTGCTCCTGCCCCCGCGACCGACGCTAGCGAGCCTCATCGGTATCTCCAGGGCGCTCGCTCCGCCGCTTCAagttcctctgcagcgcctcaccCGCACGCCAAGACGGCCGAAGCAGGGACGAGGCAGGCCGGGGACGCTGGCGACCAGAGTCAACCTCAAGCCGCCTtgcagcagaagcgaagagaaacGCAAGGAAGGGGCTTTGACGGATCCGCGATCACGCAGGTCCGCTACGTCCTCTGGGATAAAGCGAGTggaagcgaggcagctgcgtcggcgagcgccttcCACGGTGCAGGAGAGGACGCTAGCCATTCTGGGGACGGCCGAGAAGCTGGCAAGGGGCAAATGCGGAAGCAATCTGAGAGCGTTTGCGTCGTTGAAGGCGCCACGCTGCACCACCTCCTCTGCGAAGTCGTCCGTCTCCAagactgcagcagcgtcATCGATCCTCAGGTCTTCGCC GCTTATCTTGAGCAATCACCCTGCGTGAAGGCCGTCGGCTTCGATCGCCAGGCGTCGCCCTATGTggtggaggaggagacaaAACTGCTTCGCTTTCCacggcctcgctcgccgacgcATGCGGAGGGTCGCCGCTCACCGGAGGAGCCGGTCGCGGGGCGTGGGTCTGCGCCTCAGCCTGCAGAGGTTTCTGCATCTGCGAACCTTTCAGGCTCTGCCCCGACTCTCGCCTCTGTTAGACCTGACGAAGCCCACCCAGACGCTGGCGATTCGAAGACGAGCATCGACTTGATTCTTCCTTTCATGGGCTTCGTCGATTCGAGCGCGAAAGAGCGACAGCGTGGCCAGGCTCGTGGAGGCTCCACAAAGACCGTCGAGGGGACAGAAGGCGATCCCGGCACGCCGGAtggagacgacgcgaagcaggcggGGCAACTGGGTGaacgcgacagccgcagacgcatcGACCCATGGTCGCGGCTTCTTGACAGATTCAAAAGCTTGCCGAATGACCCTCTCTTCTCCTGGATTCCTCAGTGGGAGCTTCTGAatgaggcggcgggcgtcgaCGCCAACGCCGCCTGGCGGAGAACGAAAG GAGGCTCGGGAACTATTGAAGAGCAGCCTGCGAACACAGTCGCTCTTGTTGACTTTGGTTTTGAACTTA GACACGAGGACCTGTGGCACCAGTGGTGGAGGAACTCGCAAGTTGGCGCGAAGACCGGGACTGCGGAGTGGCCCGACAACTGCGAGGATGGCATTGACAACGACGAAAACGGCTACGTGGACGACTGTTTTGGGTTC TCCTTTGCAGACGCTGGGGGCTCCCAGCAGAGTCTGGCGGGCAAGCACGGTACCGCAGTCGCGAGTCAGTGCTGCGCCGGAACGAACAACGCCCGCGGCATTGCGGCTGTGGGGTGGAACTTAAGGCCGATGGCTCTTCGCGTTGAT GGCTCCTATTCGCAGATTGCTGAGGCCGTCAACTACGCAGCTGACAAGGGAGTGAAAGTCATCAATCTCAGTTTGGGGGGCCCCGC GTCTCCGGTTCTCCGCCACGtcgtggaggccgccgacaAGCGGAACATCACGCTCGTGGTGGCTGCCGGCAACCACCGCTGTGACTTGGCGCACATTGAGCAGCGCGGGTGCCAGGCGGAAGACGGGAGTGAAAAGGGCTATCCCGCTTCGTACAGCGACAGTTTCCTCAACATCATCTCCGTAGGAGCGACAGACAAAGACGGAAATATCGCGCCCTTCTCCAACTTTGATTCTTCTCCTTCCCACTCTCGCGTGCAAGTCATGGCCCCCGGCAGGGAAGTCCCTTCCTGCAGCGACCGAAAGCGGGGAGCCGACG AGTATCTTGCGGTGTCAGGaacttcgttttcttcgccgaTCGTCGCTGGCATTGTCGGCCTCGTTCAGCTGGAGCGCCCAGATCTGTCGCCCCACACGATTCGCGCCCTAATCGTGAATTCGTGCAAAGGCGTTCCAAATACGGCTCTTCCGTCAGTGTGCCAGTGCGGTGGCTTGGTGAGCGCCGAGCGGGCGCTGAGACTCGCTGGAGTCGGCCGGAAAAGAGAGCCCAGAGACTTGGACAGTCCCGCGGGGCAAACGCCCggcggaaaaagagaaaggcgGGGCAACCCAGACCAGCCACGGGGCGCAAGCCAAGCGACAGAAGAAGGAGGGAGGTATGCAGACAAGCTGTAG